The sequence ACGCAATCAACCTGGTTCAACTTGAACATATTCCCGCTGACTGCGGCTGTCAAGGCGGTGCCCGACAGCGATTTTACTCGTCCTCCGGATTTTTCCCGGCCTGTTTGCGCACAGCGTCCATCATCGCCTGCCAGTGCCTGCGCAGGAACGCCGGATGCTCGGCGGACTGCCTGGCGTAGAAACCGGTCGACTTGTCCAGGTCCAGCACGGCAGAGATCAGAGTCTCCTCGTAGAAACCGGCCTCGGCCAGGGGCAGCCCCGTGCAGTCGCGGATAAAACTCTGCCCGCTGGAGGTCTGTTGGGCGTCGGGCGACTGGCCCACCGTGTTGGCCACCACGTGATGGATGTAGCTCTTGGGACCGGCCGCCTGCTGGGCGCGGCCCGAGACCCGTTTCCAGGCCACCGCCTCCACGTGTTCGCTGCTGCAGGAGGGCTGGAAGAAGATCCTGGCCCCCATCATGGCCGGGATGCGGAAGAGTTCCGGGTGACGGCCGTCGCGGCAGATCGACATCGCGCAGTCGATCCCGTCGATCTGGAAAAAGGCCACCTTGTTGCCGGGGGTACAGTACTTGCGCTCGTCCTCACCGGCCATCTGCACCTTGGCGTACTCGTAGGTGACCGTGCCCGACGGGTCGATTACGTGGGCCAGGTTGAGAAACGTGTCTTTCCACTTGCGGATACTGCCGGCGATCACCCAGATAGCGGACGCGGCGGCCAGACGGCAGACCTCATCCAGCGCGGCCAGCACGGTTTCCCGGCTGAGGGTGACCGCATAGGGTAAATAGTAGCCGGTTATACTCGACTCCGGCAGCAGCAGCACCCGGCTGCCCTCGGCGGCGGCCTGGCCGATGAATTTTCCGGTCAGCTCCATGTTGCGCTCCAGGGGCCGGGCCCAGTGCATCTGGGCGGCCGAGACCTGGAGGGTTTTGGGTGGTTGATCGCTCATTGCGAACTCCTTGAATTATTGACTTCTCGAACAATCCAGCACTTTCTCTATCAATATAATAAAGTTGGAATGCGATAGACAAACGCTTTGCAGCAGTTGGCCAGTCGGGTGCATTATTATCGGCTGCGGGCCGGGGAGTTCAGTGCGGTGCGCAAGATGGTGATGGTAAAGTGAGTATTTTAAATTGTTGATAAAAAAAGAAAATAATTATATAAACCTTCAGAACGCATTACTAAGGAGTTTAATCGAAGAGAATTCCTCGGAGCTCTGCTCCGGGGTTACCGCTTTTGCTTTTTGCAGTTAGAAATTCCGGTGGCACGCAGTGCCAGAAAATTGGCTTAATACCTCGCGGCTCTGCCGCGGGATAGTCAATTTTCAGGAATTTCTTTATTTTTCTACTGGTTTTACAAATAGTTATCACCCCTACCGGTACTTAATCCACGCATCCCGGTAGCGGCGCAGGGTGTCCCAACTGGTCAGGATCGAGGTGTTGCAGCTCATGCTGAACACGAAGCGCTCGAACGGCCGCAGCTTGTCGAACAACGCCTCCACATAGGCGTCAGCCTGTTCCTGCGTCACCACGCCCTCCAGCTGCACCGCGCTCAAGCCCCCCTCGGCGATAAACCGCTCGCCCATCGCCCGGGCCTCATCGAGTTCGATATCGCCCAGGGGCGGAAAGGCGATCCCCTCCAGGCCGTCCACCCCGCACTCGATCACCCG is a genomic window of Candidatus Glassbacteria bacterium containing:
- a CDS encoding carbon-nitrogen hydrolase family protein, with amino-acid sequence MSDQPPKTLQVSAAQMHWARPLERNMELTGKFIGQAAAEGSRVLLLPESSITGYYLPYAVTLSRETVLAALDEVCRLAAASAIWVIAGSIRKWKDTFLNLAHVIDPSGTVTYEYAKVQMAGEDERKYCTPGNKVAFFQIDGIDCAMSICRDGRHPELFRIPAMMGARIFFQPSCSSEHVEAVAWKRVSGRAQQAAGPKSYIHHVVANTVGQSPDAQQTSSGQSFIRDCTGLPLAEAGFYEETLISAVLDLDKSTGFYARQSAEHPAFLRRHWQAMMDAVRKQAGKNPEDE